The following are encoded in a window of Prevotella melaninogenica genomic DNA:
- a CDS encoding Nif3-like dinuclear metal center hexameric protein, which produces MRSVKIKEVIDALERFAPLPLQESYDNAGLQVGLTEAEVSGALLCLDVTEKVVDEAILRGCNLIVAHHPLIFRKLAQVTDANYVQRTVIKAIKNDIVIAAMHTNLDSAVGGVNYKIAEKLGLKNLRFFGRNKQVVNPQTGKSVTGGDGVIGEFEEPLAADDLILLLKKKFDAECVQTNELLRREIRTIALCGGSGAFLLQDAIAAGADAFMTGEMSYHEFFGYEQEIQICVIGHYQSEQFTTEVLRDVIERECPSVKCYLSEINTNPIGYF; this is translated from the coding sequence ATGCGTAGCGTGAAAATAAAGGAAGTAATTGATGCCCTTGAACGATTCGCGCCTTTGCCCTTGCAGGAAAGCTATGATAATGCTGGCCTACAAGTTGGATTGACAGAGGCGGAAGTATCAGGGGCTTTATTGTGTCTTGACGTGACAGAGAAAGTGGTAGACGAAGCTATCCTTCGGGGGTGTAACTTGATTGTTGCGCACCATCCACTCATCTTCCGTAAATTAGCACAAGTGACAGACGCCAACTATGTGCAGCGCACAGTGATAAAGGCTATTAAGAACGATATCGTCATCGCTGCTATGCACACAAACTTAGACTCAGCTGTGGGCGGTGTCAACTACAAGATAGCAGAGAAGTTAGGACTTAAGAACCTACGTTTCTTTGGCCGAAACAAGCAAGTGGTGAATCCACAGACCGGCAAATCCGTAACAGGCGGCGATGGTGTCATCGGCGAGTTTGAGGAGCCTTTAGCAGCAGACGATTTGATACTGTTATTGAAGAAGAAGTTTGATGCAGAGTGTGTTCAAACCAATGAGTTACTACGTCGTGAGATTCGTACCATTGCTCTCTGTGGAGGCTCGGGAGCATTCCTCTTGCAGGATGCTATTGCAGCAGGCGCAGATGCCTTTATGACAGGTGAGATGAGTTATCATGAGTTCTTTGGTTATGAGCAAGAGATACAGATTTGTGTCATCGGACATTATCAGAGTGAGCAGTTCACCACTGAGGTGTTACGTGACGTTATCGAACGAGAATG
- a CDS encoding DUF4595 domain-containing protein yields MKRIYLLLITIIVFGQTISAQNDKKLLKMTDDNSYFELKYDEKGRLIESVEYIADDHLKRSSKYTYSNDKVVQTFYENENIKNKDIRTTVLQNNRVVSEKINLIPYEGEPEYWADYNYTYNTAGELTKIVITNNERTGTEYKLTWIDGDITLVEHFRDNKKVGQVAYEYNKSITNKYLSLIVNPITSIANYEGISPYGQLLAGYFGKVFQHPVTAVRYTEIDKDYFGWTSDDNFTITYNQNASGVVEKDIQSGEEGVTTTFIWEEDNPTGISVYKQQKEGTKTIYDLSGKRLENIQHGVNIIKETNGKTHKVIIR; encoded by the coding sequence ATGAAGAGAATCTACTTATTACTTATTACCATCATTGTGTTTGGTCAGACCATAAGTGCACAGAACGATAAGAAATTGTTGAAGATGACCGATGACAATTCTTACTTTGAATTAAAGTATGATGAAAAAGGAAGACTTATAGAGTCTGTTGAATATATTGCTGATGACCACTTAAAACGTAGTAGCAAGTATACGTATAGTAATGACAAGGTCGTTCAAACATTCTATGAGAATGAAAATATCAAAAATAAAGATATCCGAACAACTGTTCTCCAGAATAATAGAGTTGTTTCAGAAAAAATAAACTTAATTCCGTATGAAGGAGAGCCTGAATATTGGGCAGACTATAACTACACATATAATACAGCTGGGGAACTGACAAAGATTGTAATAACAAACAATGAACGTACAGGCACAGAGTATAAATTGACATGGATCGACGGAGATATAACACTTGTAGAGCATTTCCGAGATAATAAAAAAGTAGGACAGGTAGCTTATGAATACAACAAAAGCATCACCAACAAATATCTATCTCTAATTGTTAATCCAATTACCTCAATTGCCAATTATGAAGGTATCTCACCATACGGACAACTTTTAGCAGGATACTTTGGTAAAGTATTCCAGCATCCAGTGACTGCTGTGCGCTATACGGAGATAGATAAAGACTATTTTGGCTGGACAAGTGATGATAATTTCACAATTACGTATAACCAGAATGCAAGTGGTGTCGTAGAAAAGGACATACAGTCAGGAGAGGAAGGAGTGACAACAACGTTTATTTGGGAAGAAGACAACCCAACAGGTATTAGCGTTTATAAGCAGCAGAAGGAAGGCACAAAAACGATTTATGACCTATCTGGTAAACGTCTTGAAAATATACAACATGGTGTGAATATAATCAAGGAAACGAATGGCAAAACACATAAGGTTATTATAAGATAA
- a CDS encoding cation:proton antiporter has protein sequence MSELPELVQDLALILVVAGFVTLLFKKLKQPLVLGYIVAGFLVSPHMSYTMSVVDKDDIQTWADIGVIFLLFSLGLDFSIKKILKMGASPIIAACTIIFSMMVLGVIVGHSFGWKEMDCIFLGGMVAMSSTTIIYKAFSDMGLTQQGFASTVMSVLILEDILAIVMMVMLSTVASGNSPDGVQLLGSIMKIGFFLVLWFVVGLFAIPLFLRSVRKILNSETLLIVSLGFCCLMAVISTQVGFSAAFGAFVMGSILAETVEADKIIRLVDPVKNLFGAIFFVSVGMLVKPQIIVEYAIPILLLVITILVGQALFGTLGYLLGGQTLKNAMRCGFSMAQVGEFAFIIATLGKSLGVISEFLYPVVVAVSVITTFLTPYMIRAAEPCYNVLVKHLPKKWVRRLTHIQTNSAGESASTNNLWKVLMKKMIFNTLIYGILSAAVIAIMFSAALPICRNLSIKWTGSHWIGNAVCGFLTILFIAPFLRSIVMKQNHSEAFKALWTDRRINRLPLTATILARVLIALSFIFYVCNYLTRFKNALMIAVAVGLLILILLSRWLKKRSITLERLFIQNLRSRDIEAQIQGKKKPLFADHLIDRDIHIANLELPDDSLWAGKTLYSLKLRNRFGVHISSILRGSQRINIPNGGTILFPGDKLQAIGDDEQLTKLSKAMKAELQPTITDIEKHEMKLRSFTISKTSPFIGKTLKDSGIRDEYNCMVVGVDEGQKNLTLITPSRCLQTGDVLWVVGEEKDLERILALG, from the coding sequence ATGTCAGAACTACCCGAATTGGTCCAAGACCTTGCCCTTATTCTCGTTGTAGCAGGATTTGTAACACTTCTATTCAAGAAACTCAAGCAACCATTGGTATTAGGATACATTGTAGCAGGTTTTCTTGTATCACCCCACATGTCTTATACCATGAGCGTTGTCGACAAAGACGATATACAAACATGGGCAGACATTGGTGTCATCTTCTTATTGTTCTCATTGGGATTAGACTTCTCTATTAAGAAGATTCTCAAGATGGGAGCCTCCCCCATCATCGCAGCCTGTACTATCATCTTCAGTATGATGGTCTTAGGTGTCATTGTAGGACACAGCTTCGGATGGAAAGAGATGGACTGTATCTTCCTCGGAGGTATGGTCGCAATGAGTTCCACAACCATTATATACAAAGCCTTCTCAGATATGGGACTCACACAGCAAGGCTTCGCCTCTACCGTGATGAGTGTGCTTATCTTAGAGGATATCCTTGCCATTGTGATGATGGTGATGCTCAGTACTGTTGCCAGTGGTAACAGCCCTGACGGCGTACAACTTCTTGGAAGCATCATGAAGATTGGTTTCTTCCTCGTTTTATGGTTTGTTGTTGGACTTTTTGCCATTCCACTCTTCCTTCGTTCTGTCCGCAAAATCCTTAACAGCGAGACCTTGCTTATTGTGTCATTAGGCTTCTGTTGTCTTATGGCTGTTATATCAACACAGGTAGGTTTCAGTGCAGCCTTTGGTGCTTTCGTCATGGGAAGTATCTTAGCAGAGACGGTTGAGGCTGATAAAATCATCCGACTTGTAGATCCTGTAAAGAATCTCTTTGGAGCGATTTTCTTCGTCTCTGTTGGTATGTTGGTAAAGCCTCAAATTATTGTAGAATATGCTATACCAATTCTCTTACTTGTCATAACAATCCTCGTCGGACAGGCGCTGTTTGGAACCTTAGGCTATCTTCTCGGTGGACAGACCCTCAAGAATGCTATGCGCTGTGGATTCTCAATGGCACAAGTTGGCGAGTTTGCCTTTATTATTGCAACATTAGGAAAGTCCTTAGGTGTTATCAGCGAATTCCTTTATCCGGTTGTCGTAGCCGTATCAGTTATCACAACCTTCCTCACTCCGTATATGATTCGTGCGGCAGAACCATGCTATAACGTCCTCGTTAAGCATCTTCCAAAAAAATGGGTACGTCGTCTTACCCATATCCAAACAAATAGTGCAGGAGAGAGTGCGTCGACTAATAATCTATGGAAGGTTCTAATGAAGAAGATGATATTCAACACCCTTATTTATGGTATTCTCTCTGCAGCTGTCATCGCTATCATGTTCTCTGCTGCCCTACCTATCTGTAGAAACTTATCCATAAAATGGACAGGCAGTCACTGGATTGGAAATGCTGTGTGTGGATTCCTTACAATCCTCTTCATCGCACCATTCCTACGTTCTATTGTAATGAAACAGAATCATTCAGAAGCGTTTAAAGCACTTTGGACAGACCGCCGTATCAATCGTCTACCTCTCACTGCAACCATTCTTGCACGTGTACTCATTGCACTTAGTTTCATCTTCTACGTATGTAACTATCTCACACGTTTTAAGAATGCATTGATGATTGCTGTTGCGGTGGGCTTATTGATATTGATACTACTATCTCGTTGGCTCAAGAAACGAAGTATTACTTTGGAACGTCTCTTTATCCAGAACCTCCGAAGTCGTGATATAGAGGCACAGATACAAGGAAAGAAGAAACCACTCTTTGCCGACCATCTGATAGACCGAGATATTCATATCGCCAATCTTGAACTGCCTGATGATTCTCTATGGGCAGGTAAGACATTGTATAGCCTAAAGCTACGTAACCGCTTTGGTGTACATATCAGTAGTATTCTTCGTGGTTCTCAACGTATCAATATTCCGAATGGTGGTACGATTCTCTTCCCTGGCGACAAACTGCAAGCCATTGGTGATGACGAACAGCTTACAAAACTTTCAAAAGCAATGAAAGCTGAACTACAGCCAACGATTACGGACATAGAGAAACATGAAATGAAACTCCGCAGTTTCACTATCTCTAAAACAAGTCCTTTCATTGGTAAGACGCTTAAAGACAGCGGTATTCGTGATGAATACAACTGCATGGTTGTGGGTGTTGATGAAGGCCAGAAGAACCTCACACTCATCACTCCTTCCCGCTGTCTGCAGACAGGTGACGTCCTATGGGTAGTAGGTGAAGAAAAAGACTTAGAACGTATCCTTGCATTAGGATAA
- the pepT gene encoding peptidase T has protein sequence MEIVERFINYTKFDTQSAEDSETVPSTPKQLIFAKYLKEELEREGLKDVEMDEMGYIYATLPANTKKKIPTIGFISHYDTALDASGANIKARVVENYDGGDIQLNPNMVSSPRMFPELLEHKGEDLIVTDGTTLLGADDKAGIAEIVQAMCFLRDHDEIEHGDIRIAFNPDEEIGMGAHHFDVEKFGCEWGYTIDGGDLGELEYENFNAAGAKVFIHGVSVHTGYAKGKMVNASRLACEFNNMIPETEIPEETEGYQGFYHLIGIESRCEEAKLSYIIRDHDREHFEDRKRFMENCVKKMNEKYGEGTVELKMNDQYYNMKEKIDPNMHVIELVLQAMQQANVAPKVQPIRGGTDGAQLSFKGLPCPNIFAGGVNFHGPYEFVSVQVMEKAMQVIINICRLTAEFND, from the coding sequence ATGGAAATAGTAGAAAGATTTATCAACTACACCAAGTTTGACACACAGTCGGCTGAAGATTCAGAGACAGTGCCAAGTACACCGAAGCAACTCATCTTTGCGAAATATCTCAAGGAGGAACTTGAGCGTGAAGGATTGAAAGATGTAGAAATGGACGAGATGGGCTATATCTATGCCACTCTCCCAGCCAATACAAAGAAGAAGATTCCAACCATCGGTTTCATTTCCCACTACGACACAGCACTTGATGCCAGTGGCGCTAATATCAAAGCACGTGTTGTAGAGAACTATGACGGTGGTGACATACAACTTAACCCTAACATGGTCAGCTCTCCACGCATGTTCCCTGAGCTTTTAGAGCATAAGGGAGAAGATCTCATCGTAACAGACGGTACAACCCTATTGGGTGCCGATGATAAAGCAGGTATTGCAGAGATTGTACAGGCTATGTGCTTCCTCCGCGACCATGACGAGATTGAACATGGTGACATCCGTATAGCTTTCAACCCAGACGAAGAGATTGGTATGGGTGCACATCACTTTGATGTAGAGAAGTTTGGTTGCGAATGGGGCTATACCATTGATGGTGGCGACCTCGGTGAGCTTGAATATGAGAACTTCAATGCTGCTGGTGCTAAGGTATTTATCCATGGCGTAAGCGTTCATACAGGTTATGCTAAGGGGAAGATGGTAAACGCCAGTCGTTTAGCATGTGAGTTCAATAACATGATTCCAGAGACAGAGATTCCAGAAGAGACTGAAGGTTATCAAGGTTTCTATCACCTCATAGGTATTGAGAGTCGCTGTGAAGAAGCTAAACTCAGCTATATCATCCGTGACCACGACCGTGAGCATTTCGAAGACCGCAAGCGCTTCATGGAGAACTGCGTGAAGAAGATGAATGAGAAGTATGGTGAAGGAACTGTTGAACTGAAGATGAACGACCAGTACTATAACATGAAGGAGAAGATTGATCCTAACATGCATGTTATTGAGTTAGTTCTGCAGGCTATGCAGCAGGCAAATGTAGCTCCAAAGGTACAGCCTATCCGTGGCGGTACGGACGGTGCACAGCTTTCATTCAAGGGTCTTCCCTGTCCAAACATCTTTGCAGGTGGCGTAAACTTCCATGGACCATACGAATTTGTTTCAGTTCAGGTAATGGAGAAAGCGATGCAGGTTATCATTAACATCTGCCGCCTAACGGCTGAGTTTAATGATTAA
- a CDS encoding dicarboxylate/amino acid:cation symporter, which produces MQKKIKIGLLPRVIIAILLGLFLGYYLPDPAVRAFLTFNSIFSQFLGFMIPLIIIGLVTPAIAGIGKEAGKLLLATVAIAYVDTIVAGGLSYGTGTWLFPSMIASTGGAMPHIDKATELTPYFTINIPAMVDVMSSLVFSFIAGLGIAYGGLRTMESLFNEFKTIIEKVIEKAIIPLLPLYIFGVFLSMTHNGQARQVLLVFSQIIIVILVLHVLILIYEFCIAGAIIKHNPFRLLWNMLPAYLTALGTSSSAATIPVTLKQTVKNGVSEEVAGFVVPLCATIHLSGSAMKITACALTICMLTDLPHDPGLFIYFILMLAIIMVAAPGVPGGAIMAALAPLSSILGFNEEAQALMIALYIAMDSFGTACNVTGDGAIALAVNKFFGKKKESSVLA; this is translated from the coding sequence ATGCAAAAGAAAATCAAAATTGGACTACTACCACGTGTTATCATTGCCATACTACTTGGCCTATTCCTTGGCTATTATCTCCCAGACCCAGCAGTAAGGGCATTTCTGACATTCAATAGTATCTTCAGTCAGTTCCTTGGCTTTATGATACCACTGATTATCATTGGATTGGTAACGCCTGCTATTGCTGGAATTGGAAAAGAAGCGGGTAAGTTATTGCTTGCTACAGTAGCGATAGCCTATGTAGACACCATCGTAGCAGGTGGCTTGTCCTACGGAACAGGAACATGGTTATTCCCTTCTATGATTGCTTCCACAGGAGGAGCAATGCCACATATCGACAAGGCAACAGAACTTACCCCTTACTTTACTATCAATATTCCTGCCATGGTTGATGTGATGAGTAGTTTGGTATTCTCATTCATAGCTGGATTGGGTATTGCATACGGTGGCCTTCGTACTATGGAGAGCCTCTTTAATGAGTTTAAGACCATTATTGAGAAAGTGATAGAGAAGGCTATTATCCCTCTCCTACCCCTTTATATCTTTGGAGTCTTCCTCAGCATGACCCATAACGGACAGGCGCGACAGGTGCTCTTGGTATTCTCACAGATTATCATTGTTATCCTCGTCCTTCATGTTCTCATCCTTATCTATGAGTTCTGCATTGCAGGTGCTATCATTAAGCATAATCCTTTCAGACTACTGTGGAACATGTTGCCAGCTTACCTGACTGCGTTAGGTACAAGTTCGTCTGCAGCAACAATTCCTGTAACACTGAAGCAAACAGTGAAGAATGGCGTCAGCGAAGAGGTAGCAGGATTTGTCGTACCACTTTGTGCAACAATTCACCTCAGTGGTAGTGCAATGAAGATCACAGCTTGTGCTTTGACAATCTGCATGTTAACAGACCTACCACACGACCCAGGACTATTCATTTACTTTATCCTCATGCTTGCTATTATTATGGTAGCAGCTCCTGGTGTACCTGGTGGAGCAATTATGGCAGCCTTAGCACCTTTGTCAAGTATATTAGGCTTTAACGAAGAGGCACAGGCATTAATGATTGCCTTGTACATAGCAATGGACAGTTTCGGTACAGCTTGCAACGTAACAGGCGATGGAGCTATAGCCCTTGCAGTCAATAAATTCTTTGGAAAGAAAAAAGAATCATCTGTTCTTGCTTAA
- the asnA gene encoding aspartate--ammonia ligase produces MSQLIKPEGYKAVLGKRQTEQGIKLIKEFFQQNLATELRLSRVTAPLFVLKGLGINDDLNGVERPVSFPIKDLEEAEAEVVHSLAKWKRLTLADYDIQPGYGIYTDMNAIRADEELDNLHSLYVDQWDWEVVITEGDRTRSFLENVVRRIYAAILRTEFLACETYPQLEPFLPQTIHFIHAQDLLDMYPTLTAKEREDEVCKKYGAVFIEGIGCRLSNGEKHDGRAADYDDWSTVAEDGKTGLNGDILIWYPILGRSIELSSMGVRVDKTALLRQLTIEKQEEREQLFFHQQLLSDKLPLCIGGGIGQSRLCMIMLHKAHIGEIQASIWSAEMRRECEEAGMPLI; encoded by the coding sequence ATGAGCCAACTGATAAAGCCAGAAGGATATAAAGCAGTACTTGGCAAGCGCCAGACCGAGCAGGGAATCAAACTGATAAAGGAGTTCTTCCAGCAGAATTTAGCTACTGAACTGAGACTAAGTCGTGTTACGGCACCGTTGTTCGTGTTGAAGGGATTAGGTATCAATGATGACTTGAATGGTGTTGAGCGCCCTGTTTCCTTTCCGATTAAGGACTTGGAGGAAGCTGAGGCTGAGGTAGTACACTCTCTGGCAAAGTGGAAACGATTGACGTTGGCTGATTATGACATTCAACCAGGCTATGGTATCTATACAGATATGAATGCTATTCGAGCCGATGAGGAGTTAGATAATCTTCATTCACTTTATGTTGACCAGTGGGATTGGGAGGTGGTTATCACCGAAGGCGATAGAACACGTAGTTTTTTAGAGAATGTCGTTCGTCGTATTTATGCTGCTATTCTTCGTACAGAGTTCCTTGCTTGTGAGACCTATCCTCAGTTGGAACCTTTCCTTCCACAGACGATTCATTTTATTCATGCACAAGATTTGTTGGATATGTATCCTACACTGACAGCCAAGGAGCGTGAAGATGAGGTTTGCAAGAAGTATGGTGCTGTATTTATTGAGGGTATCGGTTGCAGATTAAGTAATGGCGAGAAGCATGATGGTCGTGCTGCCGATTACGATGATTGGTCAACTGTTGCAGAAGATGGTAAGACTGGCTTGAATGGTGATATCCTCATTTGGTATCCTATCTTAGGTCGTAGCATTGAACTTTCGTCTATGGGTGTTCGTGTGGATAAGACAGCCTTACTCCGTCAGTTGACGATAGAGAAGCAAGAAGAACGTGAGCAACTCTTCTTTCATCAACAGTTACTCTCTGATAAGCTGCCGTTATGTATTGGTGGTGGTATCGGACAGAGCCGTCTTTGTATGATAATGTTGCACAAGGCGCATATTGGTGAGATACAAGCAAGTATCTGGTCAGCAGAAATGAGAAGAGAGTGCGAAGAGGCTGGAATGCCGTTGATCTAA
- a CDS encoding carbon-nitrogen hydrolase, whose translation MRELKIGFLQQHNVEDIKNNIERLAEGITNLAQRGAELVILQELHNSLYFCQTEDVNKFDLAETIPGPSTGFYGELARELGIVIVTSLFEKRAPGLYHNTAVVIEKDGSIAGKYRKMHIPDDPAYYEKFYFTPGDLGFHPIDTSVGRLGVLVCWDQWYPEAARLMALQGADMLIYPTAIGYESSDTDEEKQRQREAWTTVMRGHAVANSLPVIAVNRVGHEPDPSEQTQGIQFWGSSFVAGPQGELLYRACDNDEDSVILSINLDHSENVRRWWPFLRDRRIDEYGEITKRFID comes from the coding sequence ATGAGAGAACTTAAGATAGGCTTCCTACAACAACATAATGTTGAGGACATCAAAAACAATATAGAGCGATTGGCTGAGGGGATTACAAACTTAGCACAACGTGGTGCGGAACTTGTTATCCTCCAAGAACTGCACAATTCACTTTACTTCTGTCAGACAGAGGACGTAAACAAGTTTGACTTGGCTGAGACGATACCGGGTCCCTCTACTGGCTTTTATGGTGAGTTGGCACGCGAACTGGGTATTGTCATTGTGACATCACTTTTTGAGAAACGTGCACCAGGACTTTATCATAACACTGCCGTAGTGATAGAGAAGGATGGTAGTATTGCTGGTAAATATCGTAAGATGCATATTCCAGATGATCCAGCTTACTATGAGAAGTTCTACTTCACACCAGGCGATCTCGGATTCCACCCAATTGACACAAGCGTAGGACGTCTTGGTGTACTTGTTTGCTGGGATCAGTGGTATCCTGAAGCAGCCCGCCTTATGGCATTGCAAGGTGCAGATATGCTTATCTACCCTACAGCTATTGGCTATGAAAGTAGTGATACTGACGAGGAAAAACAGCGTCAGCGTGAGGCATGGACAACAGTCATGCGAGGTCATGCCGTTGCCAACAGTTTACCAGTAATCGCTGTAAACCGTGTCGGTCACGAACCTGACCCAAGTGAGCAAACTCAAGGCATACAGTTCTGGGGAAGCAGTTTTGTTGCTGGACCACAGGGAGAACTACTCTATCGCGCTTGTGACAACGATGAGGATAGTGTTATTCTCAGCATCAACCTCGACCATAGCGAGAATGTACGCCGTTGGTGGCCTTTCCTACGTGACAGAAGAATTGATGAGTATGGGGAAATAACTAAAAGGTTTATCGACTAA
- a CDS encoding agmatine deiminase family protein, translated as MNTKENHSFRLPAEWEPQSGVILIWPHEDTDWRPYLEEITEVYLQMADAITRYEALLITARDTEMVGSLLKERLTEEQMKRITLFTCDNNDTWARDVAPISLIANKASKDSSQSLRLLDCCFNGWGEKFGAEKDNRINRQLHEAGLLQGVLENHKDFVLEGGSIESDGDRTLFTTTSCLIAPHRNQPLTQEDIDKQLRLFFPNVERVIWLDYGQLAGDDTDGHIDTIVRIAPNNTLLYIGCDDKEDEHYEDFRLLEEQLKQLRTMDGEPYRLLRLPMPDAIYDDDERLPATHANFLIINGAVLVPTYNQPEKDKVALDTIQEAFPDREIIGIDSRTIIRQHGSIHCLTMQLPLNR; from the coding sequence ATGAACACAAAGGAAAATCATAGCTTTCGATTACCTGCAGAGTGGGAACCACAAAGCGGAGTTATACTGATATGGCCACACGAAGATACAGACTGGCGTCCTTATCTTGAGGAGATTACTGAGGTTTATCTCCAGATGGCAGATGCTATTACCCGATACGAAGCATTGCTTATCACAGCACGTGATACAGAAATGGTAGGTTCCTTACTGAAAGAAAGGCTGACAGAGGAACAGATGAAACGTATAACGCTCTTCACTTGTGACAATAATGACACTTGGGCACGAGACGTTGCACCGATTTCGCTCATAGCAAACAAAGCATCGAAGGATAGTTCCCAGTCCCTTCGTCTACTTGACTGCTGTTTCAACGGATGGGGTGAGAAGTTTGGAGCAGAAAAGGATAATAGAATCAACCGTCAGCTTCACGAGGCAGGACTCCTCCAAGGAGTATTAGAAAACCACAAGGATTTTGTATTGGAGGGTGGTTCAATAGAGAGCGATGGAGACCGTACACTCTTTACAACAACGAGTTGTCTGATAGCACCACATCGTAATCAGCCTCTCACACAAGAGGATATAGACAAACAATTGCGCCTATTCTTCCCAAATGTAGAGCGAGTTATATGGTTAGATTATGGTCAGTTAGCAGGCGATGATACAGACGGACATATTGATACTATCGTACGTATCGCACCTAATAACACCTTATTATATATAGGGTGTGACGATAAGGAAGATGAGCATTATGAGGATTTCCGACTCTTAGAGGAACAGCTAAAACAGCTCCGCACAATGGACGGTGAGCCTTACCGCCTACTTCGTCTCCCTATGCCTGATGCTATCTATGATGATGACGAACGTTTGCCTGCAACACATGCAAACTTCCTTATCATCAATGGAGCTGTACTTGTCCCAACCTACAACCAGCCCGAAAAGGACAAAGTAGCTTTGGACACAATTCAAGAGGCTTTCCCTGATCGTGAAATCATAGGTATTGACAGCCGCACTATTATCAGACAGCATGGTTCTATACACTGTCTGACGATGCAGCTACCATTAAACAGATAA
- a CDS encoding CD225/dispanin family protein, translated as MEEMNTPKPNNNLALAIFTTVCCCLPAGIYAIIRAMKVNEFYMMKQYDEAVLAANDAKKWSLIGIVAGVIGTILYLVCCGGFAALSAMTGAN; from the coding sequence ATGGAAGAGATGAATACTCCTAAGCCAAATAACAATTTGGCTCTTGCGATTTTCACAACTGTTTGTTGCTGTTTGCCAGCAGGTATCTATGCAATCATTCGTGCAATGAAGGTGAACGAGTTCTACATGATGAAGCAATACGATGAAGCTGTTTTAGCTGCTAATGACGCTAAGAAGTGGAGTCTTATTGGTATTGTTGCAGGTGTGATTGGCACTATCCTTTACCTTGTTTGCTGTGGTGGTTTTGCTGCATTGAGCGCAATGACAGGAGCTAACTAA
- a CDS encoding DUF2752 domain-containing protein, which translates to MVAFLLILYYFYNPVTTLWASKCLLKGVTGFQCPGCGIQRALHALLQGRFSEAIHYNYFLLFSGPYILSFGVRALLPKGKAKDSLTKVIEDKRLIWLYIILFFIWFIVRNILKI; encoded by the coding sequence TTGGTAGCCTTTCTATTAATTCTATATTATTTCTATAACCCTGTTACGACTTTATGGGCGTCTAAATGTCTCCTTAAGGGCGTAACAGGGTTTCAATGTCCTGGTTGTGGCATTCAACGTGCGTTGCATGCTTTATTGCAAGGGCGGTTTTCAGAAGCAATTCACTATAATTATTTTCTTCTATTTTCTGGACCATACATCTTATCATTTGGAGTACGCGCCTTACTTCCTAAAGGGAAGGCTAAGGACAGTCTCACAAAGGTAATAGAAGATAAGCGGCTTATATGGTTGTATATAATTCTCTTTTTCATTTGGTTTATTGTGAGAAATATCCTAAAGATATAG
- a CDS encoding TM2 domain-containing protein, translating to MESDKVNHILMMLSSKIPAGSIPSVRTRLENTDISESEILALHSQMKDPLLSILLSIFIGTLGVDRFYIGDVGLGIGKLLTAGGCGIWWLIDIFLIVDATKQKNLELLSYYLR from the coding sequence ATGGAATCAGATAAGGTGAATCATATATTGATGATGCTTTCATCAAAAATCCCTGCAGGAAGTATTCCGAGTGTTCGTACAAGATTAGAGAACACTGATATTAGTGAGTCAGAGATATTAGCTCTCCACTCTCAGATGAAAGATCCTTTGCTATCAATTCTTTTGTCAATATTTATCGGGACACTCGGTGTTGACCGTTTTTATATTGGTGATGTTGGTTTAGGTATTGGTAAGTTGTTGACAGCTGGTGGTTGTGGTATCTGGTGGCTTATAGATATCTTCTTGATAGTAGATGCTACTAAGCAAAAGAACTTGGAACTGTTGTCATACTATCTTCGCTAA